In Strix uralensis isolate ZFMK-TIS-50842 chromosome 10, bStrUra1, whole genome shotgun sequence, a single window of DNA contains:
- the TMCC1 gene encoding transmembrane and coiled-coil domains protein 1 isoform X5, which translates to MVQRFSLRRQLSKIERLEVSSLAQTSSAVASSTDGSINADSVDGTPDPQRTKVAITHLQQKILKLTEQIKIEQTARDDNVAEYLKLANNADKQQSARIKQVFEKKNQKSAQTILQLQKKLEHYHRKLREIEQNGIPRQPKDVFRDMHQGLKDVGAKVTGFSEGVVDSVKGGLSSFSQATHSAAGAVVSKPREIASLIRNKFGSADNIANLKDSLEEGQEDGTGGKTLGVIQNFQSSPKYGSEEDCSSATSGSVGANSTTGGPVGASSSKTNTLDMQSSGFDAILHEIQEIRETQARLEESFEDLKVRYQRDYSLIMQTLQEERYRCERLEEQLNDLTELHQNEILNLKQELASMEEKIAYQSYERARDIQEALEACQTRISKMELQQQQQQVVQLEGLENATARNLLGKFINILLAVMAVLLVFVSTVANCVVPLMKTRNRTFSTLFIVVFIAFLWKHWDAITGYLERFLSPSR; encoded by the exons ATCGAGCGGCTGGAAGTCAGCAGCCTCGCGCAGACCTCCAGTGCGGTGGCCTCGAGCACCGATGGCAGCATCAACGCGGACTCTGTGGATGGGACCCCAGACCCGCAGCGAACGAAAGTGGCTATCACACACCTGCAGCAGAAGATCCTGAAGTTGACTGAGCAGATCAAAATCGAACAAACGGCCCGCGATGACAACGTGGCAGAGTACCTGAAACTGGCCAACAATGCAGACAAGCAGCAGAGCGCCCGCATCAAGCAAGTgtttgagaagaaaaatcaaaagtcAGCCCAGACCATCTTGCAGCTGCAGAAGAAACTAGAACATTACCATCGAAAACTGCGAGAGATTGAGCAGAATGGGATCCCTCGGCAGCCGAAGGACGTCTTCAGGGATATGCATCAGGGTTTGAAAGATGTGGGAGCGAAAGTCACTGGCTTCAGCGAGGGCGTCGTAGACAGTGTAAAAGGGGGGCTTTCCAGCTTCTCCCAAGCCACGCATTCGGCAGCAGGAGCTGTGGTTTCCAAACCCCGGGAGATTGCCTCCCTCATAAGGAACAAATTTGGGAGCGCAGACAACATTGCTAATCTGAAAGACTCCCTGGAAGAAGGCCAGGAAGATGGGACAGGAGGCAAGACTCTAGGTGTTATTCAGAACTTCCAGTCAAGCCCAAAATATGGCAGTGAAGAGGATTGCTCCAGTGCCACGTCGGGCTCGGTGGGAGCCAACAGCACAACGGGGGGCCCTGTGGGAGCTTCTAGCTCCAAAACAAACACTCTGGATATGCAGAGCTCAGGGTTTGATGCAATACTGCATGAGATTCAAGAGATTCGGGAGACACAGGCAAGACTGGAAGAATCATTTGAGGACCTTAAGGTTCGCTATCAGCGGGATTACTCGTTAATAATGCAGACGCTACAGGAGGAGCGGTACAG ATGTGAAAGACTCGAAGAGCAGCTAAATGACCTGACGGAGCTCCACCAGAATGAGATCCTCAATTTAAAACAGGAGCTGgccagcatggaggagaaaatTGCCTATCAGTCCTACGAGCGAGCCCGGGACATCCAG GAGGCCCTGGAAGCGTGCCAGACCCGCATCTCCAagatggagctgcagcagcagcagcagcaagtggtGCAGCTGGAGGGGCTGGAGAACGCCACGGCCAGGAACCTGCTGGGGAAGTTCATCaacatcctcctggctgtcatgGCCGTCCTCCTTGTCTTCGTCTCCACTGTGGCCAACTGCGTCGTGCCCCTCATGAAGACTCGCAATAGGACGTTCAGCACTTTATTTATAGTGGTTTTCATTGCCTTTTTGTGGAAGCACTGGGACGCCATCACCGGCTACTTGGAACGGTTCTTGTCTCCCTCCAGATGA